Within the Salvia hispanica cultivar TCC Black 2014 chromosome 4, UniMelb_Shisp_WGS_1.0, whole genome shotgun sequence genome, the region TTCTTGCATCTCTTGACGGCATATGGTATATCTGATTTTTTTGACAGAAATGAGTTATTCAGTTTTCTAAAGTTGGCtgataaacataaacatacGCCAGACTTGTGTCGCACCTTCGGTTTCACAGAGAAAATTCCTGGTATTCTTTTTCTCCTGTAGCTCCCTTTACAATGtttacataaatttttcttccttcaagtatatagtaggagtagtgTTAGTTTGTACATCTTGTTGcattataatatcatttgtTTGCTGAGAAGCATTATTTTCCTATCTCATAGATTATATCAAGGAATTAATAGATGAGAAGCGGTTTCTTCTTGCGAGCACCTACATTCATGAGTATCAGCTTCAGAAAATGTTCCCACAAGCAGCTGTCCTCAATTCTTATGCAACACATTTCAAGTTAGCAGCAAAGGCACAATGTAAAAAGGGACACAACACTTCTGCAGCAAAGGTACCTTACTACCCCATAAACCTTGTATTGTCTCTAATAGCTAGACGAAGCTCATAGATTCCGATGCATTTGATATTAGGACAAGGGGAAGGAAACTGAGATTGCTGCTCTAAGTCTTGCAATCGAGCATATTGTCAAGTACGGGCTTGAATCTGACTACTCCCCGAAGGCCCTCACAGCAAGAATAAAGCAATTGGAAGCGCCTCAAGCCGGTTCTAAAAGCAGAAAGGGAAATCCACCAGCACcctctaaaataaaaaaagagggTGTATGCTATGGACCCCAACAGCTAAGTAAGAAGGCACGACGAAAACGTCGTCGGGAGGCTGAAAAAGCTGCAGCTGATCAAAAAACTGCTGCCGAAACATCTGCTGCTGAAAAAACTGCTGCCAGCCCCCTAAATCCTCAAATGGCGCCTAGCCCTGGTTCAAATAATGGGCCATCCCCTGTCTGCATACAGCCTCCTCAAGCCGAAAAATCTGCTGCCGGCCCCCTAAATCCTCAAATGGCGCCTTGCCGTGGTTCAAACAATGGGCCTTCCACTGTCTGCAGGCAGCCTACTCAAGCCAAAAAATCTTCTGCCGGCCCCCCAAATCCTCAAATGGCTCCTTGCCGTCGTTCAAATAATCGGCCATCCCCTGGCTACAGACAGCCTCCTCAACATCAGTCGATCAATCCGAGAATATATCCAGCTGTTCCTGTGTATCCCTGGGGTCCTGTAAATTTGGTTCCGATGCCCCAATTCCCCGGTCCTCCTCACAAAAGACATCGGGCGAACACCTGGGGTGAAGAGGGTGGATCACATGTAGGGCAGTTTTCTAACCAATATTGATGGATCAATCAATCCTCTTCTAACTTATTGGAACTGGTAAATGAGTTGCTCTCTCCAATATCTTTCTAGTCTCACTTCCCAAGCACATGCCAAtgctaacttttttttagaatgctagctttgttattttaatgaagGGAAAGTAACGAGTCAATTCGGAACTGTCGAATATTACACTTTTAACGGTTAcggattttgatttttgttggtGAATTCCCTACATTGttgtttgagtttaattttgagaaaacaaaaaagaagaaaaaagaagaattgaCATCGAAACAACGGCAttttaaagcaaaaaaaaagtgaattttaaatttgaaataatccACAGAGATCttatttttgcaataaaaataaagttttaatgccggttcatttttaatttactctGTTGAAATAGGAGTTCAACTTCTGATGCTCAAgaatatattttcctttttagtgatgacaatttgtaaaataattttgtaataaactaataatgcGAGGTATGAATTCATTTTGAGAAGTATTAAAACAACTAATAACTCAGAAAAATCCTAACAGTAACAGAAAGAGCAAAAGAAAATCTTCATCGTATACTTACATGATCAATAATTACACTGATCCACCACTCAGCAGCTCAATCAGTTCACTCTTTTTCAACTTGGAGAATCCTTTCATGCCGCGTGACTTCGCAAGGGCTCTCAGTTCAGTCAGCTTCATTCCGTGCAAATTGCTGGCTTCATCCACATCATCTTCTTTTGCTACATCATCATGCTCCGTTTCAACAATGCCGGATATTTCATCAAAAGCATCCAGTTCTGAAGTGAGAGGCTCGTCAGATTCTGAATCGTATTCTACATCCTGGATATCGTCATGATCTTCTGGTTCCACATGACTCCACTTTCTTTCACTGTCCACATTGTCCTCTGAGGCAGAACTAGCAGAGTCCTCGGTATAAGCAGgttgaaatttgatttcagGGACTGGAGATCTTTTACGGAAGTTTGACTTTGGTCGGCTGAGCCGTGGGACTGGGGTATCTTGCGCCTCATGCTTCACACTACTAGTGGAGTTTGAGTCTGAGATGCTTGTGCTTCTTTCCACTCTCAACTGACTGGTCTGTTCGTCCTGATCCAGGATGAAGTCCCTGCCATTAGCGGTGGTGTTGCTCTTCTTCCCTTGTTGAACTGAGTGTTTCCTCAAAAGCTTGAGTAGAGAATCAACAGTCTCACTCTCTTTGCTTTTTGCTTGAGACTCCTCAATTTTCTTTCCTTCCTTCATTGCTGCTCTTTCACGTAGTTGAGCCTGCACCTTACGGAATAATTCAACAATTTCCTTTTCTCTAGGACCAGTAGTCGCAGTTGCCTGATATTTATGGTTGGAGACAGAAAGAGGGAGTCCATTTTTGGAGGAGAGAGTTTCAGATTCTTCGTGGTCTTCATATTCTTCTCTCGTTTCATTGTGCCTATTCCGATTACGGGAGTATCCATGCCTTTTTTGGTTATTAGGGAAATCCGGGTTTCTCCTATAGTTGCTAGAACTTGCATTACACACAGATGATGTGTACCTAGAAACACATTTCAAAGGTAAAAACTTGATATCAGAAACGAGCTTGTGTTCACTAGGTGATAAGCACAGTGCTTTTCCAGAAATTCCAGAGCAGGGAAGACGACTGCCATCAGATGGCCCATATCCTGCAATCAAATCAGTTAAGGATGTCAAAACATCTTTAGTTCCCGACTAATACACAGGCAGCATATGATGAAGTTTCCAAAATCGACTTTGGGCATTGATCCTAGCAAGAGTCCCAATGTTAAGAAGTAAGAACTTATTGCAAGTAGTGAGGCAGAATTCGTAAAAAACAATTAGAGTCATTCTGGTGGGTGGAAAGAATTTGGAGCAATAAATTGGCAATGTTAATTAGTATATAGACTTGAACTTAAAAATAGAAGTTTATTTAAAGACATGGCACATTTTTAAGCCAATCATCACATCTCAAGCAACTTATCAGACTTTGGAGGTGGATGGTCATTAGGAATCAATCATTAAGTGTTTCACCAGTTTTAAACAGTGCCTCTTACAACATAAGctcattaaaaatgactcaCTCAAAGAATCACCGGAGCACACAAGATATATATCCCATTCTTGCCCACAAGACTAAGGTGacacaaaaataaagtgagaAGCTATATTTTAAACAGATaagtttaataataataacccAAGGAGATCAAAACAATACTTGTTTCcttttattaaaaactaaaatgaaaccTTTACTGGAATTGGAAATACCTGTTTCCTTTAAGAACAACGCTTGCAAGCGGACAAGAATGAGAAAATTTACCCAGTAGGTAAATTGGGAATGGGTGTAGATGTTTGCATAATGAGAGTAATAGAGTTGAGAGTTTACAAAGTCAAGGACTGTTGAAGAGGGAGAAATTTTGGCTATCAAAAAGGGCCCAGAATTGCAGGAACAAACAACTTCCAAAAAGGGACATAATTGAAGTTGAACAATAGTGTATATAAGTTAGCAAATACAGCCACTGACTGGGTggctttatttattaataactCAGATATttcatctcaattttattaaggcaacatcttttattttccaagaCAAGTTTACATCACGAGCTAAGCAGAGGATGTGGTAATAAAGAACAGAAACTTGTACTGAATAAAAGCTTCCTAATCTTCAAGCACAATTGTTTATTTTCCTTTGTTATTTTACTTGGAAATACTACGGGATTAAGTAACGAGCAGACAATTGCAGCCCATAACAAGATATGGTTCTTCTAGTATCACTGATAGTACATAATCACCAACCATTCAGAAACTTCAATCTGCAAAATCCACAATAAAATCCCAAATTCAATTTAAACTACTTTCCAGATTTCTAGTCCAAATGGCATACAAACAATAACTACTAGAGTGGTATACCCAAACTATAAGCTGTCAGTTGATAGCAAGTCACAAAGTGCTATACCCCAATAAATAAAGTGTTCAAGCTCTAAGACACTAAACAGATAACTCCACCCTACTCTGACCAAACCAATagaaccaaaataaataaattatgcaaCAGCGCATTTCATCAAACAGATAGCGCGCGCATCTCAAACAAGCATAAAACACAACATTATCCTCAAGCAATAACAAACTTaagcaaaaaattaaatctttcaTCGACTTACGGTGCAAGACACCCTCGAAAATTCAGCAAAGCCTTCGTGCAAGAATGTTAAGAGTGCGTCATATACACAcattatatatcaatatatatgcaaaaaaaaatacttaccAGGAACGGTTTTGGAGATTAAATGCATAGAGTGTGACATTGTTGAACAAGCTTCAACGCAGGttgttgaattgaattgaattgaattgaattgggGTTTTAAGCTGGTCGACGATGAGGATGAAAGGATATTTGGGCCTATTGGAATTCACCTTCGATCAAAAGcccattaaattttttcttaaaagcccattactactactattattctaTCCATCCTATAAAGTCGAAAGGATCACCTACAACAAACCCTAGAACAAATCCTAAAACACattcacaacaaaataaaataacctACCATCACTTACTAAAATTGTTCATgtttataagattattttattttgttatgagtgtttatttaattttgttgtgaaTGTGTTTTAGGGTTTGTTATAGGTGATCCGGTTAGGTTTGGTACattgaaaagcatgtttcgagcaagttttgCGTGAATAGAATCTTGTTTGTATACggaaaactctacaatccacttttaacccgattcagtattattcgagcagtttcgcacgaatagaatcagtatattattacattgtgtttgtttgtgcatttagaagatgttttataaacatttaaatgcataagaagtaaacaaagtctaagtcttttgcttagtagaccggttgtgggcgacgtccactttaaggtaacacggtcagttctatgcaatgctttgcaaaagagaaagaagaatttcacaacctagatagtcttggctacctatcgtgaaaggttgcaatgtaagtccgcatatttctaagccttactgaaataagatgacattggtgtggtatagcactgaacggatctaacagcaagacgtgtctttatgctatctactgaaaggcgaggtcttgataaatactagtatttcttaatctacatatgttagcattgagcatacggtattgattatgcactactttgacttatcaaatgatgcgggtttttcgcaacccaataatcccgatatattgggtagtggtgattaatatctagcggtgctaggattgctattatgttgaattgtgcgcgaggtgagtctcgtttgatgaTGTCCTCAAGatgagctcgaacaaggttttattattcggaaaactggtcagttggagttttattactctatgaataataaataagtatttcCTGCTAAGTctactcttggaattaataagatgttaattaattaagtccatagcagacattaattaattaatggacatttatatcttaagcgcgggaaataaataatataaataacggaaacccggatttggatggggaggtcaatattacttctgtagtggttgctcgtaatattccaatataagcttgtattaaattgtgggttcaatttaattagtaaaaaactaaatggggtgagcccatatccaaaaccttccatagatccttgTATGGACCCAAaaagaacttaatataaataggagaataaaggagacagaagaTTTGATTATTCATTATGAAAAATAGCGTCCGTGCCTTTCAAAGAAGggacaatattttttcttttattttctcctcAGTGAGAATTTCAGCTCctcctccgtgaggaattttctgtcttctctatttgagccctagtattttgataagatcagtccaccctgatatcgagatactgttcgggaaccagagagaagattcgtggtctagtattgaagatcatcacgcggagaaggcgcgagcaatcgacgattctttggagaatcaaaatcggtaactctaaaccgtagaaatcatgtttagtatttatattttctaagcatgaattatttgtgttctagcatgcaattatctatttaacatgtgaattgattaatcgcataatcggtcaaatagatccttatctgatttatttgttttgtacaagtctttcgctttgcaaggggcaccaaaccccatcagATCCCTTCCCAAAGAAAGTTTGTTACGTATTTTCATTTCCATTAGGCTTCGTTCGATATCACGGAATTGAGCATGcagaattggaattggagttTCCAATTCCAAATCTAATGTTCGGTACcacaaaatatttggatttggaattgaactATAATTTCAATTCCTCTCAATTCTACTATATAAAAAGTACTTGGAATTTcaagtaataataaaatttcattttcacacacacgcacacgaaCACACAcctgcacacacacatacgcgcgcgcgcgcacacacacctctgcacatacacacacacccATCACCCCTGCACATGCACACACCCACCTGCACATACACACACccacatgcacacacacacacgcgcACACACCCCTGCACATACACACATACATGCACACACCCTGCGCATACACGTACACACACGCGCGCACACACCCCTgcacatacacatacacatacacacacacacccctGCACATtcctgcacacacacacacccctGCACATACACGCACCAGCCCCCCCCTCCCCACACGCACCAGCCCACACATACACCTGCCAACATACGTACACATACCGTCATAGACAcactacataatttttttgaattcacATTCTTATCAATGACTCCCTCCGTCATGGCTAAGAtgatactccatctgtcccacaaaagatgtcacacttgtgggacgacatgagattttaggaggttttgttttgtgtgttaaatggagagagaaaatataatttttatattcatgtgagagataactttttccaaaaagggaaatgtgtcatcttttgtgggacaaactaaaaatgaaagtgtggcatcttttgtgggacgaagggaatacATTTTTTGGCCGGCGCGtaattttaggagttattggttaaaatgttttattggagagagaaaatgtgggtATAACtgtgtaaatattaaaatagagagagaaagaaagatgaatattttaataggagtgagaaaaagtggttgggtgtattagttggagagagaaagtttcatAAAGAgcaaatgtgtcatcttagttgggacaaactaaaaaggaaacgtATCATCTTAACCGAGATGGATGGAGCATCATTTTACCGAACTAAggattcaaattcaattctttattttctaattcaaattcaattccaattccgtATACCAAACGGACtcttagtatattttatttttactatttttggcaGTTGACTACACATTAAATTAactattctcactcacattttaatttaaagtaatGGAGTATAAAGGTAACACTCACATTCGACTCTttttttcaacacactttccATTATCTTTGAAAAATTTATGTCGCATCAACACGTGacaaattttgttgaattgatggagtagtataattatctatttttaaattaacatCAAAATCATAGTAGTACATATTTGCTCTCAATTGAATCTGATCtaatctaatactccctcatccccaaagaatatgtactttggatgcgacacgagttttaatgaaaaattgataaagtaagagagaggtagagagaaaaactaattaaagtattgttagtgaaaaatgagtttcaCCTcatagagattttttttttaaaattagaaagtgcatatttttatgggacagactaaaaagaaaaaagtgcatattattttaggacggagggagtattcttCTTTTCGACTTTCAAATTGTATCACTTActctatcatatttttattttctcattttatgaCAAATTTATCATAGAGTGTCATCATTTTTGAATCACGTATTGAGTAATCCATGGCTAGGGGGTGATTACTAATCCCTCCACCCCTATTAATTGTTCACTTTAATTTCGgcaagaattttaaaaaatactctaaattataaaggaaattgtattgaaaaaattaaagaaatatgagtctcacttttatattaattttagttttagttttataataaaacgtgagtgaaatgagttagggTAATATAGAGTAATATATGATTAATGTAGagtctattattatttatgataaaaaatataaaagtagataATTAACAGGGGATTGGTGGAGTAATATAGGATTAATGATCATGGATTAAGACAATTTGATCATGGGTgaaatttaaatctaatatcAAAATGAATAACTATAGTAGGAGTATGTGATTTCCCCTTTAGAAATCAGATAAAAACATCATTCCCATTTCAATTATATGAAATTTGTCGTAcatttgtaattatttaaataggattttGGTAGCGTGGACTGGTGCaagtaattgaattttaagCATATAAAAATGAGGGAACATATTTTTTGGTCCAcaaactttgccaaagtatcattttaggtccgtaaactttgaaaatatcatttcaggtccatcaactatgggttaatatcatttgaagtacttttttactacttCCAAGTTTTAtaggacgaaaataccctcgataacttaaagggtatatatttttaataaatttatcctatactcatatttttttataaatatctttactatatatttttgataaattttgtaaatataatttgaccttcaatattatcacttaattttgtgacatgtaagaaaagatccttatttaattttttattattgaagaaaagttctttattctattttaaaattctttaatataaaaaattgaagaaaaataattttacttgcatgtcacataattaaatgataatattgaaggtcaaattatatttagaaaattcatcaaaaatatattgtaaagatatttataaaaaatatgagtatatgataagtttattaaaaatatataacctTTTAAGTTATGGAAGGTATTTTCGTTCTATAAAActtagaaaagtaaaaaagtacttcaaatgatattaacccatagttgatagacttgaaatgatattttcaaagttcacgcccctaaaatgatactttggcaaagttcgtgaactaaaaaagatgttcctTCTCTAAAAATATCAGTAAAGCCTTTATCGCCAACGACGCGTATCTCACTCATTACATcaatcaattcaattcaacGCCGCCGCCGATTTCCTCCCTCCTCCGCCGTGATCCATGGAGAAACTCGATTTATCCAAACTCAAGCTGGCCTCTTCCTCCCTCGGCGAGCGCATAAAGACCAGCAGCGCGCAGATGGGCCGCACCATCAGTTCCAAGATGAAGGAAATCCTCCAAACCCCCACGCCGGAGTCCAAGGCCGTCGACGAGGCCACCGCCGAGACTCTGCCGGAGCCTAATTGGGGCCTCAACCTCCGCATTTGCGCCATGATCAGCCGCACCGAGTACGACGGCACCGAGATCGTCAGGGCCATTAAGAAGAAGCTCGCCGCCGCCCGCAGCCCTCCCACGCAGCTGCTCAGCCTCGACCTGCTCGAGACCTGCGCCTCCAATTGCGAGAAGGTCTTCTCCGAGGTGGCGTCGGAGAAGGTGCTCGATGATATGGTCAGGCTAATTGAGGATCCAAGGACGGACCACGGCGTTAGGGTGAGGGCGCTGCAGCTGATTAGGGGCTGGGGCGAGTCCAACGATCTCGATTACTTGCCCGTCTTCCGTCAGACGTATATGGTCAGCTTAACTATCTCTCTTTCTATTTCTAGATTAggtttgtttttcaatttattggGGAAAGATGAAAATCAGAGGTTAGGTTACCCAAATTACTCTATTTAGTTATTCATTTCAGTCGGATGATTGATTTGTTGCTTCGTTCCTTACATTGGATCAT harbors:
- the LOC125217899 gene encoding rho-N domain-containing protein 1, chloroplastic-like; translation: MSHSMHLISKTVPGYGPSDGSRLPCSGISGKALCLSPSEHKLVSDIKFLPLKCVSRYTSSVCNASSSNYRRNPDFPNNQKRHGYSRNRNRHNETREEYEDHEESETLSSKNGLPLSVSNHKYQATATTGPREKEIVELFRKVQAQLRERAAMKEGKKIEESQAKSKESETVDSLLKLLRKHSVQQGKKSNTTANGRDFILDQDEQTSQLRVERSTSISDSNSTSSVKHEAQDTPVPRLSRPKSNFRKRSPVPEIKFQPAYTEDSASSASEDNVDSERKWSHVEPEDHDDIQDVEYDSESDEPLTSELDAFDEISGIVETEHDDVAKEDDVDEASNLHGMKLTELRALAKSRGMKGFSKLKKSELIELLSGGSV